Proteins encoded within one genomic window of bacterium:
- a CDS encoding nitroreductase, giving the protein MDPITQIAAKRISVRAYEAKRPVPPELRTRLQEVIAENRTGPMGNQCRIEMIDVDELATDEARSLGTYGIIKGARLYLVAAIADTASARVDVGYCVEKIILEATRLGLGTCWMGGTFRRANFARNAGAKEDEIIPVVTPVGYATKQKSLRERIMRRLAGADQRKPWESIFFLRDRDTPLPRQGRFEAALACLRLAPSASNKQPWRIIERDAGCFDFHLERTPRYNEMMRGIDLQMVDMGIAMCHFDLATAEAGCKGEFSRRSPAPSLEGTEYIASWQMLPSSTGG; this is encoded by the coding sequence TTGGATCCGATCACTCAAATTGCCGCCAAACGAATCTCCGTGCGCGCCTACGAGGCCAAGCGCCCGGTGCCCCCCGAACTGCGAACCCGCCTGCAAGAGGTCATCGCTGAGAACCGCACAGGGCCGATGGGCAACCAGTGTCGCATCGAAATGATCGACGTCGACGAACTGGCGACCGACGAAGCTCGCAGCCTCGGGACCTATGGGATCATCAAGGGCGCCCGATTGTATCTGGTGGCCGCGATTGCGGACACGGCCTCTGCGCGGGTGGATGTCGGCTACTGCGTCGAGAAGATCATCCTGGAAGCCACACGACTCGGACTCGGGACGTGCTGGATGGGTGGAACCTTTCGCCGGGCAAACTTCGCCCGCAACGCGGGCGCGAAGGAAGACGAGATCATTCCGGTGGTGACTCCGGTGGGTTATGCGACCAAACAGAAAAGTCTGCGCGAGCGCATCATGCGACGGCTGGCGGGCGCGGATCAGCGCAAGCCCTGGGAGTCGATATTCTTCCTCAGGGACCGCGATACGCCGCTTCCCAGACAGGGACGTTTCGAAGCCGCACTGGCCTGCTTGCGTCTGGCTCCGTCTGCGAGCAACAAGCAGCCCTGGAGAATCATCGAGCGCGATGCGGGGTGCTTCGATTTCCATCTCGAGCGCACACCTCGCTACAACGAAATGATGCGCGGCATCGATCTTCAGATGGTCGATATGGGTATCGCGATGTGTCACTTCGACCTGGCGACCGCCGAAGCTGGTTGCAAGGGCGAGTTCTCCCGACGCTCCCCGGCGCCGAGCCTGGAAGGCACCGAGTACATCGCCAGCTGGCAGATGTTGCCGAGCTCAACGGGAGGCTGA
- a CDS encoding AAA family ATPase gives MRLPEPQEYSAIRFLETVRRAKAYLEEQGRVSLRALSREFELDEESLADLVEELVDVQQVAARESKVLSWVGSARATSGEEMPVGTARPSAEAATRQSGGAERRQLTVMFCDLVDSTDLSQRLDVEDLRNIVRAYHESASRVVEDYEGHVAQYLGDGLLIYFGYPQAREDAAERAVRAGREILTALVRLNSTLDSQHRIRLSVRIGIHTGPVVVGEMGGGAKSETLALGDTTNIAARLQAIAKADTVVVSGATLRLVRGKFSTKDLGTPELKGITEPIHAYSVLRSSRIHGQLDVDPRKLTPLVGRDQELGLLLERWDKVEEGEGQAVFLSGEAGLGKTRLFRAFRERMADTPHGWLECRCSPYTQRTAFQPVIDLLEQEMGFQSGDDPETKLARLEEGVAAAGLSVAEALPLLAPLLSLSLPDRVASVEYSRELQRKKTIEALVACVFGLAESQPLVLLVEDLHWCDASTLELLGWFLEQNATARVLTLMSFRPDFEPPWPVRSHITPLAVKRLSRRQATNMVGRMTRDVPLPTAVIERVVERADGVPLFVEELTKMVLESGLVEERESRYELTGSIAELAVPATLQDSLMARLDRLDEGKEVAQLGAVLGREFNFELLRSVWLDEEYRLRAGLVQLVDAELLFQRGASPAAEFTFKHALIQETAYQSLLRSDRQQFHARIARVLEEQFPERVRLEPEVIAWHCDQAGLAEKAIANYQRAGEQARERTANEDAVGHIRRALELLTTLPESLQRDRVEIGLQMEIAVPLGVARGFAHLECQAAYQRAYELAERTGDAPELPRALVGLSMTHYIQGELATSRDLAERALAAAEPRGDTSSLAYAHESVGQSLYWEGELSRALHHFERAILLDDGSDRVSLATPGIDWEPCVVSRSHAAHCHWVLGRPDRARALSLEAVTVAEGRKQVMSHAIAFHFASLINALRGEYALTLQSTEEHIALCERLGFPVYLGLGRTYRGWARAHLGEADEGIAEMQRGIVEVAGTGGKIGAGEGMSMFGEVLLSVGRGEEARGALGIGSSLSEQNGEHLWDVELRRLQAEILLDVDDASTEAEGLFQEALEIARNQKAKSWELRAATGLARLWQRQGRKFEARDLLAPVHGWFSEGLDTRDLKDAKALLEQLA, from the coding sequence ATGCGATTACCCGAACCGCAGGAGTACTCCGCTATCCGCTTTCTCGAGACAGTCCGACGCGCGAAAGCCTACCTGGAGGAACAGGGCCGCGTCTCGCTTCGCGCGCTGAGCCGTGAGTTCGAACTGGACGAGGAATCTCTGGCCGATCTGGTCGAGGAACTCGTGGACGTGCAGCAGGTCGCGGCTCGGGAGAGCAAGGTTCTTTCCTGGGTCGGCTCTGCCAGAGCGACTTCCGGCGAAGAGATGCCGGTGGGTACGGCAAGACCTTCCGCGGAAGCTGCGACTCGACAATCTGGCGGAGCGGAGCGTCGCCAGCTGACGGTCATGTTCTGCGACCTCGTGGATTCGACGGATCTCTCTCAACGTCTCGACGTCGAGGATCTGCGCAACATCGTGCGCGCCTACCACGAGTCGGCTTCCCGGGTCGTCGAAGATTACGAAGGTCACGTCGCCCAGTATCTGGGGGACGGCCTGTTGATCTATTTCGGCTATCCGCAAGCCCGCGAAGATGCCGCGGAGCGTGCCGTCCGAGCGGGGCGCGAGATTCTCACGGCGCTCGTCCGCTTGAACAGCACACTCGATTCGCAACACCGCATCCGCCTTTCCGTCCGGATCGGTATCCACACGGGTCCGGTCGTAGTCGGAGAGATGGGAGGCGGTGCGAAGAGCGAGACGCTTGCACTCGGTGACACCACGAACATCGCAGCGCGTCTTCAGGCAATCGCCAAGGCCGACACGGTGGTGGTCAGTGGCGCTACTCTGCGGCTGGTCCGGGGAAAGTTCTCGACGAAGGATCTCGGCACTCCGGAACTGAAGGGGATCACCGAACCGATCCACGCGTATTCCGTACTGCGCTCGTCCCGCATTCATGGTCAGCTCGACGTGGATCCGCGCAAGCTCACTCCGCTGGTGGGACGTGACCAGGAGCTGGGATTGCTGCTCGAACGCTGGGATAAGGTCGAGGAGGGCGAAGGGCAGGCGGTGTTCCTGTCGGGCGAAGCCGGCCTCGGGAAGACACGGCTGTTTCGAGCGTTCCGCGAGCGGATGGCCGACACGCCCCACGGCTGGCTCGAATGTCGTTGCTCGCCCTACACACAGAGGACCGCCTTCCAGCCCGTGATCGATCTTCTCGAGCAGGAAATGGGTTTTCAGAGCGGAGACGATCCCGAGACGAAGCTCGCGCGTCTCGAAGAAGGCGTAGCGGCTGCCGGTCTTTCCGTTGCAGAGGCACTGCCGTTGCTCGCACCACTGCTCTCGTTGTCCCTCCCGGATCGCGTGGCCTCCGTCGAGTATTCCCGCGAGCTTCAACGCAAGAAGACCATCGAGGCACTGGTCGCCTGCGTCTTCGGGCTCGCCGAGTCGCAGCCGCTGGTGTTGCTGGTCGAGGACCTCCACTGGTGCGATGCATCCACGCTCGAGCTTCTGGGTTGGTTTCTCGAACAGAACGCCACCGCAAGAGTCCTGACGCTGATGAGCTTTCGGCCCGACTTCGAGCCGCCCTGGCCGGTGCGCTCTCACATCACACCACTTGCGGTAAAGCGGCTGTCCCGCCGCCAGGCCACGAACATGGTCGGTCGCATGACTCGCGACGTGCCGTTGCCCACTGCGGTGATCGAACGCGTCGTGGAGCGCGCCGATGGTGTGCCGCTCTTCGTGGAAGAACTCACGAAGATGGTATTGGAGTCGGGTCTGGTCGAGGAACGAGAGAGTCGCTACGAGCTCACGGGATCGATTGCGGAACTCGCCGTGCCGGCCACGCTCCAGGACTCGCTGATGGCGCGTCTCGATCGACTCGACGAGGGCAAGGAGGTCGCGCAACTCGGCGCCGTTCTCGGACGCGAGTTCAACTTTGAGTTGTTGCGCAGCGTCTGGCTCGATGAGGAATACCGCCTGCGCGCAGGATTGGTACAACTCGTGGATGCCGAACTTCTTTTCCAACGGGGAGCGTCGCCCGCGGCCGAGTTCACCTTCAAGCACGCACTGATCCAGGAGACCGCCTACCAGTCACTCCTGCGGAGTGACCGCCAACAGTTTCACGCGCGCATCGCGCGGGTGCTCGAAGAGCAGTTCCCGGAGCGTGTACGGTTGGAGCCGGAGGTCATCGCATGGCATTGCGATCAGGCCGGGCTTGCCGAGAAAGCCATCGCGAATTACCAGCGCGCCGGTGAGCAAGCGAGGGAGCGAACGGCGAACGAGGACGCCGTCGGTCACATCCGGCGCGCACTCGAACTGCTGACGACACTCCCTGAGTCTCTGCAGCGCGACCGGGTGGAGATCGGTCTACAGATGGAGATCGCGGTGCCATTGGGTGTGGCGCGTGGATTTGCTCACCTGGAATGCCAGGCCGCCTACCAGCGAGCCTACGAGTTGGCCGAGCGGACCGGTGACGCCCCGGAGCTGCCTCGAGCTCTCGTGGGATTGTCGATGACCCACTACATACAGGGAGAACTAGCGACTTCGAGAGATCTCGCCGAGCGCGCGCTTGCGGCGGCCGAACCGCGCGGAGACACCAGCAGCCTCGCCTACGCCCATGAATCCGTTGGCCAGTCGCTCTACTGGGAGGGCGAGCTCTCCCGCGCCCTTCATCACTTCGAGCGGGCCATTCTTCTCGATGACGGAAGCGATCGCGTTTCACTCGCAACTCCCGGGATCGATTGGGAGCCCTGCGTCGTTTCACGCAGCCACGCGGCGCACTGCCACTGGGTACTCGGCCGACCCGATCGCGCCAGGGCGTTGAGTCTGGAGGCCGTGACCGTCGCCGAGGGAAGAAAGCAGGTGATGAGCCATGCCATCGCCTTTCATTTTGCGAGCTTGATCAACGCGCTGCGCGGCGAGTACGCACTGACCCTGCAAAGCACCGAGGAACACATCGCGTTGTGCGAAAGGCTCGGCTTTCCCGTCTATCTCGGTCTGGGCCGGACGTATCGAGGTTGGGCGCGAGCCCACCTGGGAGAGGCCGATGAAGGCATCGCGGAGATGCAGCGCGGAATCGTCGAGGTCGCGGGAACCGGCGGCAAGATCGGAGCGGGCGAGGGGATGAGCATGTTTGGCGAGGTTCTGTTGTCCGTCGGACGCGGCGAAGAGGCTCGAGGGGCTCTCGGAATTGGCAGTTCCCTATCCGAACAAAACGGTGAGCACCTGTGGGACGTCGAACTGCGCAGGCTACAGGCCGAGATCCTCCTGGACGTGGACGACGCTTCGACCGAGGCCGAAGGCCTGTTTCAAGAAGCGTTGGAGATCGCGAGGAATCAAAAGGCAAAGTCCTGGGAGTTGCGCGCCGCCACGGGGCTCGCGCGGCTGTGGCAGCGCCAGGGCAGGAAATTCGAAGCTCGCGACCTTCTCGCTCCCGTCCACGGCTGGTTCAGCGAGGGCCTGGACACGCGAGATCTGAAGGATGCAAAGGCGTTGCTGGAGCAACTGGCGTAG
- a CDS encoding TauD/TfdA family dioxygenase gives MGGLILDPIDATLGAVVADVDLSSLDDVDWSAIESAFFEFALLIFPGQHLSEADQIAFARHFGEIEIMNGQELVYMTNQRRDGSLRPEGDAVMEVLRGTEGWHVDSSYMPLAAKGAVFSAHVVPSTGGGTEWADMRAAYDALDDPTRTKIAELSAYHSLHYSQAKIGHTPARINGAIPGYGFHDDPPPLRPLVKIHPVTGRPSLLIGRHAYGIPGLEAKESERLLEELAEFACQPPRVYEHHWSVGDVAIWDNRCLLHRARPYDHGELRLMKHTRIAGDPASELAST, from the coding sequence ATGGGTGGACTGATTCTCGATCCGATCGACGCAACCCTTGGAGCCGTTGTGGCGGATGTCGACCTCTCTTCCCTCGACGACGTCGACTGGTCGGCGATCGAGTCGGCGTTCTTCGAGTTCGCTCTCTTGATCTTCCCCGGACAGCACCTGAGCGAGGCCGATCAGATCGCCTTTGCGCGGCACTTCGGCGAGATCGAGATCATGAATGGTCAGGAACTCGTGTACATGACCAATCAGCGGCGCGATGGGAGCCTGCGGCCGGAGGGCGATGCCGTCATGGAGGTACTGCGGGGAACCGAGGGCTGGCACGTCGACAGTTCCTACATGCCCCTGGCGGCCAAGGGAGCCGTGTTCTCGGCTCACGTGGTACCCAGCACGGGCGGGGGAACCGAATGGGCGGACATGCGGGCCGCCTACGATGCGCTCGACGATCCCACCCGGACGAAAATCGCGGAGCTATCCGCCTATCACTCGCTGCACTACAGCCAGGCCAAGATCGGCCACACTCCCGCCCGGATTAACGGCGCGATTCCCGGATACGGCTTCCACGACGATCCGCCTCCCCTGCGTCCACTCGTCAAGATCCATCCCGTTACGGGACGCCCTTCGTTGCTGATCGGCCGACACGCCTACGGCATCCCGGGTCTCGAAGCGAAAGAATCCGAGCGGCTGCTCGAAGAACTGGCCGAGTTCGCGTGCCAGCCCCCGCGCGTCTATGAACACCATTGGTCGGTGGGGGATGTCGCCATCTGGGACAATCGCTGTCTACTGCATCGTGCCCGACCGTATGACCACGGAGAACTCAGGCTGATGAAGCACACGCGAATTGCAGGCGATCCGGCGAGCGAACTCGCCTCGACGTGA
- a CDS encoding LLM class flavin-dependent oxidoreductase, with translation MELGVCVASNIADIDYVVRAEELGYTHAWLADSQMIWSDCYATLALVADRTERIRIGTGVAVSGTRPAAVTAASIATINVLAPGRTFLGVGAGNTAMRIMGQPPHRIAEFDRYLETLSPLLRGEEAHLQVGEVERPIRHIMRDAGFVNFEAPIPLYVSAFGPRSLGLAGHHGDGAILAMPPHPSAMEFYWQHIEAGAKQSGRSLDREEYATTALTTIVVLDEGEPVDSERVRNECGAFAMATLHYAYDQWRQFGQQPPPYLSEVWEDYCAMLDKVPAERLHQRIHSGHNCWVIPEEERFVTPTLMQASCVIGTADEIVERLRAFERAGLDQVMILPSLEPRYEVIERVARDIMPRIASKA, from the coding sequence ATGGAACTTGGAGTATGCGTAGCTTCGAACATCGCGGACATCGACTACGTCGTTCGGGCGGAGGAACTCGGGTACACGCATGCCTGGCTGGCCGACAGCCAGATGATCTGGTCGGATTGTTACGCGACCCTGGCTCTGGTCGCCGATCGCACCGAGCGTATTCGCATCGGAACCGGGGTCGCGGTGAGCGGAACACGCCCCGCAGCGGTTACTGCGGCCTCGATTGCGACGATCAATGTGCTGGCTCCAGGCCGGACCTTTCTGGGCGTTGGAGCTGGTAACACCGCCATGCGTATCATGGGCCAGCCGCCGCATCGTATCGCCGAGTTCGATCGCTATCTCGAGACGCTCTCGCCTCTGCTGCGAGGAGAGGAAGCCCATCTGCAGGTCGGTGAAGTCGAGCGGCCGATCCGACACATCATGCGCGACGCTGGATTCGTGAACTTCGAAGCGCCGATCCCCCTCTACGTTTCGGCTTTCGGCCCGCGCTCACTGGGTCTGGCCGGGCACCATGGGGATGGTGCGATTCTCGCGATGCCACCCCATCCCTCCGCGATGGAATTCTACTGGCAGCACATCGAAGCGGGTGCGAAACAGTCCGGTCGAAGCCTGGACAGAGAGGAGTATGCGACGACGGCCCTGACGACCATCGTCGTCCTGGACGAGGGAGAACCCGTCGATTCCGAGCGCGTACGCAATGAGTGCGGTGCCTTCGCGATGGCAACGCTCCACTACGCCTACGACCAGTGGCGGCAGTTCGGGCAGCAACCGCCTCCCTATCTATCGGAGGTCTGGGAGGACTACTGCGCGATGCTCGACAAGGTTCCCGCGGAGCGTCTGCACCAGCGCATTCACTCTGGTCACAACTGCTGGGTGATCCCCGAAGAAGAGCGCTTTGTAACGCCGACTCTGATGCAGGCCTCGTGTGTGATCGGGACCGCCGACGAGATCGTCGAACGACTGCGTGCCTTTGAACGGGCGGGACTCGATCAGGTGATGATCCTGCCTTCTCTCGAACCGCGCTACGAGGTGATTGAACGCGTGGCTCGCGACATCATGCCGAGGATCGCTTCGAAGGCCTGA
- a CDS encoding thioesterase family protein, with protein MCDVPVSRFDRDTAVERVAEDEFEARIDPSWWIVAGPNGGYLNAILLRAICERVGEPQRQPRTLTTHFTARAVEGPSRITTHIERSGRSFSTVSARMEQNDRLIAYSVAALASPQRPGFEFQDRRMPEVTPPTSIERRKTEGGRIDEFRRHFDQHSVWEAEEADPNAEAITGGWIRPHDPRGGDAILLSQLADAWPPALFSKWTPDENSRGVPTIELTVHFRAPQIALVVKPDEFYLMRFRTGTAHDGFLEEDGEIWSQDGVLLAQSRQLALLA; from the coding sequence TTGTGTGACGTTCCTGTGAGTCGCTTCGACCGCGATACTGCGGTCGAGCGTGTGGCCGAAGACGAATTCGAAGCGCGCATCGATCCGAGCTGGTGGATCGTGGCCGGTCCCAATGGCGGATATCTGAACGCCATCCTCTTGCGGGCAATTTGCGAGAGGGTCGGTGAACCCCAGCGCCAACCGCGAACGCTGACGACCCACTTCACCGCGCGGGCTGTGGAAGGTCCCTCTCGTATAACGACGCACATCGAACGCAGCGGCCGTTCCTTTTCTACCGTCAGCGCGCGGATGGAACAGAACGACCGCCTGATCGCCTACTCCGTCGCCGCATTGGCGAGCCCTCAGAGGCCGGGCTTCGAATTCCAGGACCGGAGGATGCCGGAAGTCACGCCACCCACGTCGATCGAGCGCAGGAAAACCGAGGGCGGGCGTATCGACGAGTTCCGAAGACACTTCGATCAGCATTCCGTTTGGGAAGCTGAGGAAGCGGACCCGAACGCCGAAGCCATCACGGGTGGTTGGATCCGCCCTCACGATCCGCGCGGCGGCGACGCAATTCTTTTGTCACAGCTGGCAGATGCCTGGCCCCCCGCACTTTTTTCGAAATGGACACCCGACGAGAACAGTCGGGGTGTGCCGACAATCGAACTCACCGTGCACTTCCGCGCCCCGCAGATCGCACTGGTGGTCAAACCCGATGAGTTCTATCTGATGCGCTTCCGCACAGGCACTGCGCATGACGGATTCCTGGAAGAAGATGGCGAGATCTGGTCACAGGACGGTGTCCTGCTGGCGCAGTCCCGACAACTCGCCCTATTGGCCTGA
- a CDS encoding sensor domain-containing diguanylate cyclase has protein sequence MNRKSEDNWPGARDDYHDPLTNAELQVVLDSVRDLNSTLSTAEVIDRLLGRTLTHLDAEIGSVQALEGEVLRIMAARGLPQEVVEESELRIDEGISGFVARTGQPLLVEDVDEDPRFTGRCLERYYTRSFLSAPLVSSGVVYGVLNVNNKRDRRIFNLTDLRLLEAIAGHAALALRNASLYEDAVERSRLDPLTGLSNHRHFWDELEIELERADRYQRTLSVVMIDIDHFKSYNDTYGHLGGDAAIQGVARLIFAGCRSSDLAARYGGEEFALILPETSPQGALDFAQKIRASLENQRFCEDDRAELTASLGVASYPADGRTSTELVRVADQRLYKAKDAGRNQVVHCD, from the coding sequence ATGAATCGAAAGTCCGAAGACAATTGGCCCGGGGCCAGGGATGACTACCACGATCCGCTGACGAACGCGGAGTTGCAGGTCGTGCTGGACTCCGTGCGCGATCTGAACTCCACGCTCAGCACGGCCGAGGTGATCGATCGGCTCCTCGGACGCACTCTGACCCACCTCGATGCGGAGATCGGTTCGGTACAGGCACTCGAGGGCGAGGTCCTGCGCATCATGGCGGCGCGCGGATTGCCGCAGGAGGTGGTCGAGGAATCCGAGCTGCGTATCGACGAAGGCATTTCCGGATTCGTCGCCAGGACCGGACAGCCGCTACTGGTGGAGGATGTCGACGAGGATCCGCGTTTCACGGGTCGCTGCCTCGAGCGCTATTACACGCGTTCGTTCCTGTCCGCGCCGCTGGTCAGTTCCGGGGTCGTATACGGCGTGTTGAACGTGAACAACAAGCGGGACCGCCGGATCTTCAATCTCACCGATCTGCGTCTACTGGAAGCGATCGCCGGTCACGCCGCGCTGGCCTTGCGCAACGCGAGTCTCTACGAGGACGCCGTCGAACGCTCCCGACTCGATCCTTTGACCGGCCTGTCGAACCACCGCCACTTCTGGGATGAACTCGAGATCGAACTGGAGCGCGCCGACCGCTACCAGCGCACTCTGAGCGTGGTGATGATCGATATCGATCACTTCAAGAGCTACAACGACACCTACGGGCATCTCGGGGGTGACGCGGCCATCCAGGGCGTCGCGCGGCTCATCTTCGCCGGTTGCCGCAGCAGCGATCTGGCCGCTCGCTACGGAGGCGAGGAGTTCGCTCTCATCCTGCCGGAGACATCCCCCCAGGGCGCACTCGACTTCGCCCAGAAGATCCGAGCTTCACTGGAGAACCAGCGCTTTTGCGAAGACGACCGGGCGGAGCTCACCGCGAGTCTGGGTGTTGCCTCCTATCCGGCCGACGGCCGAACATCGACCGAACTGGTGCGCGTGGCCGATCAAAGACTGTACAAGGCCAAGGACGCGGGTCGCAACCAGGTCGTGCACTGCGACTGA
- a CDS encoding gamma-glutamyltransferase family protein, whose amino-acid sequence MSFTTRPTLRGFGGGCAAGHYLATQAGAQMLAEGGNAADAACAMGFALQVLEPHMNGPAGEVPILMYHAAQDRVFSISGQGVAPAAASIETFRNLGIERIPGDGLMAATVPAALDAWCLLLARFGTRRLADVIAPARGLAERGFPMYPFLRAVLTFVEKRFRDEWPSSAELYLPIRRDGERQTNPAYARLLGELADTEARATGDRETCIQTARDSFYKGRAAEQIEAFCTQSFRDGSGQANSGLLRADDLASYEGCIEEPASASYRGAHVWKCPPWTQGPVFLQQLRLAEGFPLAEMGHGSADALHTWIECAKLAMADREACYGDPRFADVPLDALLSEAYSAMRRKLVDPAQASLELRPGKGRLPEGWPWIDEGFALPSEPQALAHAAARGRSDTTHLDVADRFGNLVSATPSGAWIPSSPVISELGFPIGTRAQMFNLDPQHPNGLAPGKRPRTTLTPSIAQLPDGRMMAFGTPGGDGQDQWTVQFFQNLVDFGMRDLQTAIDAPTVHTTHMPDSFFPRLARPGGMAAEARISENVVAELERRGHRVQRSGPWEHGRVLAVTHDASTGLFEAAASPRSVIAYAAALG is encoded by the coding sequence TGGCCACGCAAGCAGGCGCCCAGATGCTGGCGGAAGGCGGCAATGCCGCCGATGCAGCCTGCGCCATGGGATTTGCATTGCAGGTGCTCGAGCCACACATGAACGGCCCGGCTGGCGAAGTCCCCATACTCATGTACCACGCCGCACAGGACCGGGTATTTTCGATTTCTGGCCAGGGAGTCGCCCCGGCTGCGGCCAGCATCGAAACCTTTCGCAATCTGGGCATCGAGCGCATTCCCGGAGACGGACTGATGGCGGCTACGGTCCCCGCGGCCCTCGATGCCTGGTGCCTTCTACTCGCGCGCTTCGGAACGCGGCGACTCGCGGACGTGATCGCACCGGCCCGAGGCCTGGCCGAGCGCGGGTTTCCCATGTACCCGTTCCTGCGCGCAGTCTTGACCTTCGTCGAGAAGCGATTCCGCGACGAATGGCCGAGCAGCGCCGAACTCTATCTGCCGATCCGCCGCGATGGCGAGCGCCAGACCAATCCCGCCTACGCACGCTTGTTAGGAGAGCTGGCCGACACAGAGGCGCGTGCTACGGGCGACCGGGAGACCTGCATCCAGACGGCGCGAGATTCGTTCTACAAGGGACGGGCTGCCGAACAGATCGAAGCCTTCTGCACGCAATCGTTCCGCGACGGCAGCGGTCAAGCGAATTCAGGCTTGTTGCGGGCAGACGACCTGGCCAGTTACGAAGGTTGCATCGAGGAACCGGCCTCGGCTTCTTATCGCGGCGCACACGTATGGAAGTGCCCACCGTGGACCCAGGGACCGGTCTTCCTGCAGCAACTGCGCCTGGCCGAGGGCTTCCCGCTCGCCGAAATGGGGCACGGCAGCGCCGACGCGCTGCACACATGGATCGAGTGCGCCAAGCTCGCGATGGCCGATCGCGAAGCCTGTTACGGTGACCCTCGGTTTGCGGACGTACCCTTGGACGCGCTTCTGTCCGAGGCGTATAGCGCGATGCGACGCAAGCTGGTCGACCCTGCGCAAGCGTCACTGGAGTTGCGCCCGGGCAAGGGCCGCCTGCCAGAGGGCTGGCCGTGGATCGACGAGGGTTTCGCACTGCCCAGTGAACCCCAGGCCCTTGCACACGCCGCCGCGCGTGGGCGCAGCGACACGACCCATCTCGACGTGGCCGATCGCTTCGGCAATCTGGTGAGTGCCACGCCCAGTGGAGCCTGGATTCCTTCATCACCGGTCATTTCCGAACTGGGCTTCCCGATCGGAACGCGCGCGCAGATGTTCAACCTCGATCCTCAACACCCCAATGGCCTGGCGCCCGGGAAACGCCCGCGCACAACCTTGACGCCTTCCATCGCCCAGCTTCCGGACGGCCGTATGATGGCCTTTGGGACACCGGGCGGTGACGGTCAAGATCAGTGGACCGTGCAGTTCTTCCAGAACCTGGTGGACTTCGGCATGCGGGATCTGCAGACGGCGATCGACGCTCCCACCGTCCACACCACGCATATGCCGGACTCCTTTTTTCCCCGTCTCGCCCGACCGGGTGGAATGGCGGCAGAGGCGCGGATTTCCGAAAACGTCGTTGCAGAACTCGAAAGGCGGGGACATCGGGTGCAACGCAGTGGTCCCTGGGAGCACGGCAGGGTGCTTGCGGTCACACACGACGCATCGACGGGCTTGTTCGAGGCAGCAGCCTCACCGAGGAGCGTTATCGCCTACGCCGCCGCCCTCGGCTAG